A portion of the Babylonia areolata isolate BAREFJ2019XMU chromosome 4, ASM4173473v1, whole genome shotgun sequence genome contains these proteins:
- the LOC143281373 gene encoding uncharacterized protein LOC143281373, translating to MAESRLDRISRWRSFAAELEVPREQVAEFVASQMLKEDEAAEKRELEERAHQRQLEWEEEQRRKQLEWEEEQHQQQREEHSLRLEVLQREKKGKNYGNSMVMDQVEGESDTDDDRGFRPSLPKFDDSKGDISSWLKRFERVATLYGWKKSTWATRVSTRLTGKAEDVYNNLSDADAGDYDKLKEQLLARYQLNAETYRRRFRNCKRKDNETFVQFSARLQDNLKQWHEQSKIPDLKQLILLEQFLQSLQADMAAYVMEKQPQSLEEAVASAEVYFMAHRGGRKFLQPVGLSGNASAGQDKSKVGGTKSESGNSSVKTCFICQSPKHLARDCPRKGKSAGAVQHQGTEVRQSVQVPTLCTPCREQEYDPHCLVVVEGKAVLGLRDTGSHVCVVKKSLISDCHLTGRQLEVSMAEKDIKRHYPIAVVRIESPFFTGQVEAVVMETPVVDFIVGNHARLEDRKVLPVYGTPKEIPVVTRAQAAEKRRPSTLRVASPGLETVTPEQLKELQKGDPGLKSLREAADRRDVRVSGRTGEVSFRWRKGILYREYRQAKTEYSQVVVPAQLRQGVMKLAHEPPMGGHQGGKKTLDRIWKQFFWPGMCADVRRFVSSCDQCQKVSPKPQRVPLGKMPLIDTPFERVAVDLVGPITPASGSGNRYILVVVDYATRYPEAVPLKTVEATTVAEALWEVWTRVGVPSEILTDRGTQFMSDVMKQMERLLSTRGLATTPYHAQGNGLVERYNGVLKTALRKLTQEKPKQWDRYIPALLFAYREATQESLGFSPFELLYGRTVRGPLSVLRQLWTDEHTSEDVRTTAEYVVDLRNRIEETCELARRNLAAACQRHAEVFNRKSQNRAFSPGDKVLLLLPQRHNKLQLCWQGPFEVLERKGEADYKIRMGGQDKLYHANLLKRYVERQADSVSCEVPMVAVAVIEETEPTSAADRELPVPSLVAEETIADLNFGPGLNDKQKEEVLTIARRHEKVITDVPLKTNLAEFDMTVETAKPVRVKQYPLPHAKVEIVKQEVETMKTLGVIEPAASPYNAPVVLVRKKDGKIRFCVDYRRLNNVTVFDAEPLPDVEHLFSSLGKARYFSKWDLSKGYWQIPVREDIRPMTAFTTPSGQFQFTVMPFGLKNAAAVFSRMMRALLDPIGMKDVHNFMDDIMIASETWEEHLSAIEAVFQRLEEANLSVRPKKCYIRFEELSFLGHVVRHGQILPEMDKVEKVMKAPVPETKTQVRAFLGLVGYYRKFIPNFSAIALPLTDLTRKGAPNNVVWTPECDRAFKTLKGRLVSRPVLQLPDLSCQFVLRTDASDRGLGAVLLQEKEDSKSCEPKAAEVEFALSLTPSQFE from the exons ATGGCAGAAAGTAGGCTGGATCGCATTTCACGGTGGCGCAGTTTCGCTGCTGAGTTAGAGGTTCCCAGGGAGCAAGTTGCTGAGTTTGTTGCTAGTCAAATGCTTAAGGAGGATGAGGCTGCAGAGAAAAGGGAGTTAGAGGAAAGAGCTCATCAGAGACAGCTGGAATGGGAAGAAGAGCAGCGGCGGAAACAgctggaatgggaggaggagcaacaccaacaacagcgtgAAGAGCATTCCCTCCGGCTTGAGGTTctgcagagggagaagaaagggaagaattaTGGCAACAGTATGGTGATGGATCAGGTAGAGGGAGAGTCTGACACTGACGACGACCGTGGATTTCGCCCCAGCCTTCCAAAGTTCGATGACAGTAAGGGTGACATTTCGTCTTGGTTAAAGAGGTTTGAGCGTGTCGCTACTCTGTACGGATGGAAGAAGAGCACCTGGGCAACTCGAGTTTCTACTCGTCTCACTGGTAAGGCCGAGGACGTCTACAACAACCTGAGCGACGCTGACGCGGGTGACTACGATAAGCTGAAGGAGCAACTTTTAGCTCGGTACCAATTGAATGCAGAGACGTATCGTCGTCGTTTCAGGAActgtaaaagaaaagacaatgaaactTTTGTGCAGTTTAGTGCCAGGTTGCAGGACAACTTAAAGCAGTGGCATGAGCAATCTAAGATTCCTGATCTGAAACAATTGATTCTCCTTGAGCAGTTCTTACAATCTTTGCAGGCTGACATGGCCGCCTACGTGATGGAGAAGCAGCCACAGTCTCTGGAAGAAGCTGTCGCATCAGCTGAAGTTTACTTCATGGCTcataggggtgggaggaagtttcTTCAGCCGGTAGGTCTTAGTGGTAACGCTTCAGCGGGGCAGGATAAGTCCAAGGTGGGTGGAACTAAGAGCGAGTCTGGGAATTCCTCTGTTAAGACTTGTTTCATCTGTCAGTCACCTAAGCACTTGGCTAGAGACTGTCCCAGGAAAGGGAAATCGGCGGGCGCAGTACAGCATCAAGGGACAGAGGTCAGGCAATCAGTTCAGGTGCCTACTCTCTGCACGCCATGTAGAGAGCAGGAATACGATCCACACTGTCTGGTCGTGGTCGAAGGCAAGGCAGTACTAGGACTGCGTGATACAGGGTCTCATGTCTGTGTCGTGAAGAAGTCCCTCATATCGGATTGTCATCTTACCGGCAGGCAACTTGAGGTTTCAATGGCCGAGAAAGACATCAAGCGGCACTATCCTATTGCTGTGGTTAGGATAGAGAGTCCGTTTTTCACAGGTCAGGTTGAAGCTGTAGTTATGGAGACTCCAGTGGTTGATTTCATAGTTGGGAATCATGCTCGGTTGGAAGACCGAAAAGTTCTGCCAGTGTATGGTACACCCAAGGAAATCCCTGTAGTCACTCGTGCTCAGGCAGCAGAGAAGAGGCGACCTTCTACTTTGCGGGTGGCATCTCCAGGTCTCGAGACCGTGACGCCAGAGCAGTTGAAGGAACTACAGAAAGGTGATCCCGGATTGAAGTCTTTGCGGGAGGCAGCCGATCGTAGAGACGTTAGGGTTTCTGGTCGTACAGGCGAGGTGTCCTTCAGGTGGAGGAAGGGTATTCTGTACCGTGAGTACCGTCAGGCGAAGACTGAGTACAGTCAAGTTGTGGTCCCCGCACAGCTTAGACAGGGAGTAATGAAACTGGCTCATGAACCGCCTATGGGGGGTCATCAAGGAGGAAAGAAGACTCTGGACAGGATTTGGAAACAGTTTTTCTGGCCTGGCATGTGTGCAGACGTTCGCCGATTTGTTTCGTCCTGTGACCAATGCCAGAAAGTCTCTCCAAAACCTCAGAGGGTACCTCTAGGGAAGATGCCTCTGATCGACACTCCTTTTGAGCGGGTAGCAGTTGACCTTGTTGGGCCGATTACTCCTGCGTCAGGGTCAGGGAACCGCTATATCTTGGTGGTTGTGGATTACGCCACCCGGTACCCCGAGGCCGTTCCTCTTAAGACCGTTGAAGCTACCACGGTTGCTGAAGCGCTGTGGGAGGTCTGGACTCGAGTTGGTGTGCCGTCTGAGATTTTAACTGATCGCGGAACCCAGTTCATGAGCGATGTAatgaagcagatggagagattgtTGTCCACCCGTGGGTTGGCAACAACTCCTTACCATGCTCAAGGAAATGGGCTAGTAGAGCGGTACAACGGCGTTCTGAAGACTGCGTTGCGGAAGCTTACTCAGGAGAAACCAAAGCAATGGGATCGGTATATCCCTGCACTGCTCTTTGCTTACAGAGAAGCGACTCAGGAGAGTTTGGGGTTCTCACCATTTGAGCTCCTGTACGGAAGAACAGTACGAGGGCCTTTGTCTGTCTTGCGCCAGCTGTGGACAGATGAACACACTTCTGAAGACGTTCGCACTACTGCAGAGTACGTAGTAGACTTGAGGAACCGTATCGAGGAAACCTGTGAGTTGGCACGCAGGAATTTGGCTGCAGCTTGTCAGAGACATGCTGAGGTTTTTAACAGGAAGTCTCAGAATCGTGCGTTCTCCCCTGGTGACAAGGTACTGCTGCTTTTGCCCCAGAGACATAACAAATTACAGCTGTGCTGGCAGGGTCCCTTTGAGGtattggagaggaagggagaagctgACTATAAGATTCGCATGGGAGGACAGGACAAATTGTACCATGCGAATCTGTTGAAGAGGTATGTGGAAAGACAGGCGGACTCTGTTTCTTGTGAAGTTCCGATGGTGGCTGTTGCTGTCATAGAGGAGACTGAACCAACTTCTGCCGCTGACAGGGAGTTGCCTGTGCCCAGTCTGGTGGCTGAGGAAACAATAGCTGACTTGAACTTTGGACCAGGTCtgaatgacaaacagaaagaggaagtttTGACAATTGCTCGTCGGCATGAGAAGGTCATCACGGATGTACCGTTGAAGACGAACTTGGCAGAGTTTGACATGACCGTAGAGACAGCAAAGCCGGTGCGAGTAAAACAGTACCCTTTGCCCCACGCCAAAGTGGAGATCGTCAAGCAAGAGGTAGAGACCATGAAGACGCTTGGGGTGATAGAGCCTGCTGCATCTCCCTATAATGCGCCGGTAGTTCTCGTAcgcaagaaagacggaaagatccGGTTCTGCGTTGACTATCGACGTTTGAATAACGTCACCGTCTTTGATGCGGAACCTCTACCTGACGTAGagcatcttttctcttctctggGTAAAGCCCGGTACTTCAGCAAGTGGGACCTCAGCAAAGGTTACTGGCAAATTCCGGTCAGAGAAGACATCCGGCCTATGACCGCTTTCACTACCCCCAGTGGACAGTTCCAGTTCACTGTGATGCCCTTCGGCTTGAAGAATGCAGCAGCAGTTTTCTCAAGGATGATGAGAGCTTTGCTGGATCCCATAGGCATGAAAGATGTACATAACTTCATGGACGACATCATGATTGCGTCCGAAACATGGGAAGAACATCTCTCTGCTATAGAGGCAGTTTTCCAGCGATTGGAGGAAGCAAATTTGTCAGTCCGTCCAAAGAAGTGCTACATTCGGTTCGAGGAACTGAGTTTTCTGGGACATGTCGTACGGCACGGTCAAATCCTGCCGGAAATGGACAAGGTGGAGAAAGTTATGAAAGCACCAGTTCCTGAGACTAAGACGCAAGTGCGAGCCTTCTTGGGCCTGGTAGGCTACTACCGTAAGTTTATCCCTAATTTCTCTGCCATAGCACTTCCCCTGACGGACCTCACCAGGAAAGGTGCTCCCAACAACGTCGTTTGGACTCCAGAGTGCGATCGGGCCTTCAAAACTTTGAAGGGTCGTCTGGTTTCTAGGCCAGTGTTGCAACTGCCAGATCTGTCCTGCCAGTTCGTCTTACGAACTGACGCCTCAGACCGTGGTCTGGGGGCGGTGCTCCTACAGGAGAAGGAAG ACAGCAAAAGTTGCGAACCAAAGGCTGCTGAGGTGGAGTTTGCTCTTAGTCTTACTCCTTCACAGTTCGAGTGA